A region of the Vidua macroura isolate BioBank_ID:100142 unplaced genomic scaffold, ASM2450914v1 whyUn_scaffold_146, whole genome shotgun sequence genome:
CAGAATTGGGTCTGGGGTCTCAGGGAGGTCCCAAATTTGAGTCGGGGGtcctgggaagggtctggaattTGGGTCTGGGGTCAGTCccgaatttggggaggggtctcaccGCCGCTTGTCCCACCAGACCGCCGCCAGCCCCAGCGTGCCCAGCGCCGCCATCACCACGTTGACGTCGTAATTGCCCGTGCCCAGGGGGCTCCGGTGGGGGTTGGGCCGCGAATTTGGGGCCAACCTGGGGGGGCTTCAGggtgagacccctccccaaattaaCCCCGACCCCCCCTCCAGGCAACCCCGAGACCCCAGACCCAATTTGGGCAAGGGAAATCCCCCCCCCGAGAGACCCCAGACCCAATTGAATCCCTCGAAGCGATGATGTCATTCTGGGATACCCCTCCCCAAATTTGGGAATCCCAccgagacccctccccaaaataaccctgaccccccccccgagacccctccccaaatttgGGAACCCCCCCGAGACCCCTCCCCAATTTAACGCCAACTCCCCTGAGACCCCAGACCCAATTTGGGGAGGGAAATCCCACCCAGAGAGACCCCAGACCCAATAGGGGAACCCACAAAGTGATGTCATCATTTTAAAGGGGGGGGAGACCCCTCCTCAAATTTGGGAATCCccctgagacccctccccaaattcatTAAACCccctgagacccctccccaaattgaGGAACCTTTCCCACCACCCtcaaaccagccccaaaccccctgagacccctccccaaatttgGGAAACCCCACCAAGacccctccctgcacccctgagacccctccccaattTGATGAACACccctgagacccctccccaaattcaaGTACCCTTCCCACCACCCTCAAACCAGCTCCAAACCCCCCCTGAGACCCCTCCTCAAACCCCTCAAACTCccctgagacccctccccaaattcagAAAACCCTACCAAGACCCCTCCCCACACCCttgagacccctccccaaattcatTAACCCCCTTGagaccccctccccaaattgaGGAACCCTTCCCCACCACCCTCAAACCAGCTCCAAACCCCCCTGAGACCCCTCCTCAAACCCCTCAAACTCccctgagacccctccccaaatttgGGAAACCCCACCAAGACCCCTCCCACACccctgagacccctccccaaattgaTGAACCCCCCTGAGACCCCCTCCCAAATTGAGGAAACCCTTCCCACCACCCTcaaaacagccccaaaccccccctaaaagcccctccccacccccccagcccctccccgaATTGGGTCTGGGGTCTCGCGGCCACTGCCCGAATTGGGTCTGGGGTCTCACCGCTGGCAGATGCGGTCGGCCGAGGCCTGGCTGAGCCAGGGCCGCTGCAGGAGGTTGTTGAGgacccctccccacagccccaaacccccctgagacccctccccaaattctgGAAACCACACCAAGACCCCCTCCCCGCACCCttgagacccctccccaaattcaaGTAGCCTTCCCACCACCCtcaaaccagccccaaacccccctgagACCCCTCCTCAAATTCAGGAACCccctgagacccctccccaaattcagGAACCCTTCCCACCACCATCAAACCAGCTCCAAACCCCCCTGAGACCCCTCCTCAAACTCccctgagacccctccccaattCAGGAAACCTCACCAAGACCCCTCCCCACACccctgagacccctccccaaattcagGAACCCCttgagacccctccccaaattcaaGAACCCTTCCCACCACCCTCAAACCAGCCCCAACCCCCCCCCTAaagcccctccccaccccccccagcccctccccgaATTGGGTCTGGGGTCTCGCGCCGCCCTGCCCGAATTGGGTCTGGGGTCTCACCGCTGGCAGATGCGGTCGGCCGAGGCCTGGCTGAGCCAGGGCCGCTGCAGGAGGTTGTTGAGGGCGTGCAGGGCGCAGAGCTGCCGGCGCTGCCGCTCGTGGTACGGCACCCCGGGACCCCAGACCCAAATCCGGGCAGACCCCGACCCAAATCGGGGAGgggccccgggaccccccccggaTCCGCCGCGGGGGAGGGGAGAGCgcggggggctgcagggagaaggggggAGGGCGTGGGACCCCCCGGGCTCGGGGAGACCCCTCCTCAAATTACCACAATCAGcctgagacccctccccaaattacACCAAAATCAACCCTGAGACCCCTCCCTAAATTACCCCAATCACCCTGAGACCCCTCCTCAAATTACCACAATCACCCTGAGACCCCTCCTCAAATTACCACAATCAccctgagacccctccccaaattacCTCAATCAGCCTGAGACCCTCTCctcaaattcccccaaattccacCAAAATTCCTTCAAATCATCCCCGAGACCCCTCCTCAAATTACCCCCATCAGCTTGAGACCCCTCCTCAAATTACACCAAATCAGCCTGAGACCCCTCCTCAAATTACCTCAATCAGcctgagacccctccccaaattcccccaatcAGcctgagacccctccccaaattacACCAAAATCAAccctgagacccctccccaaattcccccaatcAGcctgagacccctccccaaattacCTCAATCAccctgagacccctccccaattAAtcctgagacccctccccaaattacACCAAATCACCCCTGAGACCCCTCCTCAAATTACACCAAATCAGCCTGAGACCCCTCCTCAAATTACCTCAATCAGCCTGAGGACCCCTCCTCAAATTACCCCAATCACCCTGagaccccctccccaaattagcctgag
Encoded here:
- the LOC128802683 gene encoding LOW QUALITY PROTEIN: josephin-2-like (The sequence of the model RefSeq protein was modified relative to this genomic sequence to represent the inferred CDS: inserted 1 base in 1 codon), with product MAAAAMAPEDARGPPRSPLPRGGSGGGPGAPPRFGSGSARIWVWGPGVPYHERQRRQLCALHALNNLLQRPWLSQASADRICQRVVGRLLEFGEGSQGCGEGVLVWFPEFGEGSQGGLGLWGGVLNNLLQRPWLSQASADRICQRPPRLAPNSRPNPHRSPLGTGNYDVNVVMAALGTLGLAAVWWDKRRPLERLSLPHVXGLLLNVPSRVTLGTLALPLRRPHWLCVRHFGGTFYNLDSKLAAPAAIGAEPQLREWLREALAPGSSELFLVVARDVEEAGTWLRPE